From Cellulophaga lytica DSM 7489, a single genomic window includes:
- a CDS encoding ribonuclease HII has translation MLKSYYKLINETGTDEAGRGCLAGPVTAAAIILPENFKNDILNDSKLLSEKKRELLKPIIEEQAICYGVTHIYPKKIDEINILNASILAMHKSIDKLTTKPEFIIVDGNRFKPYKKIKHECIIKGDSKFLSIAAASVLAKTYRDAYMEKIHKEFPMYNWKKNKGYPTKEHREAIREFGLTKYHRKSFKQLPEQLKFPL, from the coding sequence ATGTTAAAATCTTACTACAAATTAATTAATGAAACAGGAACTGATGAAGCTGGCCGTGGCTGTTTGGCTGGCCCCGTTACCGCTGCTGCAATTATTTTACCAGAGAATTTTAAAAATGATATATTAAACGACTCCAAATTACTCTCTGAAAAAAAAAGAGAACTTTTAAAACCCATTATAGAAGAACAAGCTATTTGCTATGGGGTTACTCATATTTACCCAAAAAAAATAGATGAAATAAACATCTTAAACGCATCTATACTTGCTATGCATAAAAGTATAGATAAATTAACTACCAAACCAGAGTTTATAATTGTTGATGGCAACCGTTTTAAACCCTATAAAAAAATTAAGCACGAGTGTATTATTAAAGGAGATTCTAAATTTTTGAGTATTGCAGCTGCTTCTGTATTAGCAAAAACATATAGAGATGCATATATGGAAAAGATACACAAAGAGTTTCCTATGTACAACTGGAAAAAAAACAAAGGCTACCCTACCAAAGAACATAGAGAAGCTATTAGAGAATTTGGGCTAACCAAATACCACCGCAAAAGCTTTAAACAATTACCAGAGCAATTAAAGTTTCCGCTATAA